GGTTACTTCGCGCCGGCGCAATCATGGCGCTGGGGCATCGTGCCTTTCGCGGGACAGTTCGCCTGGTTGCTGCTGAGCCAGGGACCTGGGAATCTTTTGCCGCTCGGCATCATTGCGTTCGCGATGGTTTCGGTGCCGGCGATTGTGGCGGCGAAGGTTGGGGCGTACTTCGGCAGCAAGGGAACTCTCAAGGGCGAGCCATGATGGAGAACGCTATTTGCAACTATGCAGGCCAGACCCCACCCACCCCGATTTGGTGGATACGATTCTGTTCGTTAGACCGCTCAGTTGGACATCGGCCGCACTAAGAATCTCAGCTCGCGCCAAGATGCATCTCTCCACCGTTAAGATCAGCAACTTCCGTTCATTCGAAGGGCTACATTTCGAGCTGCAGCCCGGTCTCAACGTCCTTATTGGCCGGAACAATACCGGCAAGACCAACTTGCTGCAGGCGATCCGCCACGCAATCGGCCCCGGTGCTTCGCGTGGCGATGCTCTTTGGTTGGAACGCGACGATTTCTACAGAGCCTCAGCAACTGACACCATCGAGCGTACGATCGCCATCACGCTGACCTTCACTGGATTGACGGATGCGCAGCGTGCTTACTTCTACGAGATCGTGGACTTTGATCTCACGGACCTTGCAAAGTCGAAGGCCATCATCCGGTTCGAGGCTTCGTGGCCGAAGGGAAAGAGACAGGCATCGATCAAACGCACCGGTGGACCTGCCGTCGCCGAACCGCCGGAAGTGCCGACGAGCCTCTTGGAGTCTTTGCCGATCACGTTCCTACCTGCTCTGCGAGATGCGGAGGCAGCCTTGGCTCCGGGGTACCGCAACCGCCTCGCATTGCTTCTTCGTGACGTAGCAGCTCGGAAGGGCGGAACGACGGAGGCTGAAATCAAGAAGATCTACGCGGACGCCAATCAGACGCTCGAAGGACACGAGTTAATCGGCGATACCAAGTCGTCGCTCCAGGCCACGACCAAGAAACTCGCAGGCAGTGACTATTCTGCGTCTGCGATTTAGGTCGCCGAAGTCGACTTCGAGAAGATCCTGCGTTCATTACAGGTGTTGATGGACGGCTCTCCTATCGGCGCTCTCGATGCCAACGGACTTGGCTACAACAATCTCCTTTACATGGCGGTCGTGCTGGAACACTTAAAGTCACCAGATGTGGATGAGTGCCCGCTGTTCCTCGTTGAGGAACCCGAGGCCCATCTTCACCCTCAATTGACGATGCTGCTGGCCGATTACCTTGCCAACGAGACGCCGGGCGCGAGTACGCCGCAAACGCTCGTGACGACGCACTCGCCGACGCTCGCGGCGAGCGTGCCGCCTAGCCGTGTCCACGTGCTGTTCGTTGACCAAACTAGCCGCAAGCCCTGGTGCAACAGCCTCGCAAACGCAGGCATGGACGAGAAAGAGCAGGGCGAACTCCAGCGGATGATGGACGTCACGCGGGCCACCCTGTACTTTGCGAAGGCCGTAATTCTCGTCGAAGGCATCTCGGAAGCGCTACTCGTGCCAGTGCTGGCGAAGCGGCTCGGCCACGACCTAGCCAAGCTACACATATCGGTGATCCCGATCTGCGGCGTGGCGTTCGAGACATTCAAGAAGATACTGGATCCTGCTGTGCTCGGGATTCCGGTTGCCATCGTGACGGATGCGGACCCACCAGTCATTCGGGGCGAATCATGGGAATTGGATGAACCGGAAAAAGTTGGTTCGGTCTTCAAACTGTCTGATCGCACCACGAAGCTGGTCACAATCTTTTCCGGCCACCGGACAGTGAGGGTTTTCCACTCGCAGATTACGCTTGAGTATGACCTTGCCGAGGCGGGAGACGAGAACGCCGCCATCATGGCATCTGTGTGGGAGGCTTGCTTCGTTGGGAACCCAGTGACGTTCAACAGTACCAAAGTCGTTGCGGCTGGAGTCGATCGCGGCGCCAAGGCGATGGCGGCGTGGCGAGGCATCTGCCGGGCACACCACACAGGAAGCAAGGCCGAGTTCGCTCACCGCCTTGCAGCCAAACTCGCTCCGGCACACGAAAGCAGCCAGTCCGCTTCGGACTTTGACATGCCCGACTATCTGAAGAATGCAATCGACTACGTCGTTGCCTCCGCCGACCAGCCAGCCCCAGCCCCCGGGGCCATCGGCTAGTGAGAATCCCCACGCCCGAGCAGCAGAACGTTCTTGAGTCTGCTGCCCGCGTTCGGGTCGTCCGTGCTGCGCCCGGGAGTGGGAAGACATGGCTGGTCGCGGAGGTGATCCGAACAGAACTCGAAAGGTGGCCGAAAAGGACTAGCGGCATTGCCGCGCTATCCTTCACGCGAGTTGGAGGCGATGAGATCCGCAGAGCCATAGGCCACGAGCTTGGACATCCGCACTTTGTGGGCACGATTGACGCGTTCCT
This portion of the Betaproteobacteria bacterium genome encodes:
- a CDS encoding AAA family ATPase, encoding MDTILFVRPLSWTSAALRISARAKMHLSTVKISNFRSFEGLHFELQPGLNVLIGRNNTGKTNLLQAIRHAIGPGASRGDALWLERDDFYRASATDTIERTIAITLTFTGLTDAQRAYFYEIVDFDLTDLAKSKAIIRFEASWPKGKRQASIKRTGGPAVAEPPEVPTSLLESLPITFLPALRDAEAALAPGYRNRLALLLRDVAARKGGTTEAEIKKIYADANQTLEGHELIGDTKSSLQATTKKLAGSDYSASAI
- a CDS encoding AAA family ATPase — its product is MDGSPIGALDANGLGYNNLLYMAVVLEHLKSPDVDECPLFLVEEPEAHLHPQLTMLLADYLANETPGASTPQTLVTTHSPTLAASVPPSRVHVLFVDQTSRKPWCNSLANAGMDEKEQGELQRMMDVTRATLYFAKAVILVEGISEALLVPVLAKRLGHDLAKLHISVIPICGVAFETFKKILDPAVLGIPVAIVTDADPPVIRGESWELDEPEKVGSVFKLSDRTTKLVTIFSGHRTVRVFHSQITLEYDLAEAGDENAAIMASVWEACFVGNPVTFNSTKVVAAGVDRGAKAMAAWRGICRAHHTGSKAEFAHRLAAKLAPAHESSQSASDFDMPDYLKNAIDYVVASADQPAPAPGAIG